A genomic region of Jeotgalibaca ciconiae contains the following coding sequences:
- a CDS encoding AraC family transcriptional regulator — protein sequence MQGLDFHTHSEYEIFLFHGGNCRFLVGNQIYYLHPGDLLMMDGMTVHRAYVFGNEENYERSVIHFDAKWIEPLLADLQIDDLLKFFTENRNGLIRTFEKEDLVSIENMFLAMKKLDALDSSYKNEAKRKLALVQILLKIDSATVRVMDKAQNYEDERTKIAEEISSYVFEHYRESFTIEDVASTLNLSKSYLSHVFKEITGYTIMHYVMGYRLSQARYALLNDHSKSIKVIAFEHGFESDAHFSRFFKQNVGMTPSQYRKNNQYTNGKGAF from the coding sequence GTGCAGGGGCTAGACTTCCATACCCATTCGGAATATGAAATTTTCTTGTTTCATGGAGGGAATTGTCGCTTTTTGGTCGGAAATCAAATTTATTACCTTCATCCCGGAGATTTATTAATGATGGATGGCATGACTGTTCATCGAGCTTATGTTTTCGGCAACGAAGAAAATTATGAACGAAGTGTTATTCATTTTGATGCTAAGTGGATAGAGCCCTTATTAGCAGATTTACAAATTGATGATTTGTTAAAATTCTTTACTGAAAATCGTAACGGATTAATTCGGACATTCGAAAAAGAAGATCTTGTCAGTATTGAAAATATGTTTTTGGCAATGAAGAAACTTGATGCTTTAGACTCTTCTTATAAAAATGAGGCAAAGCGAAAATTAGCTTTAGTGCAAATTCTATTGAAAATTGACTCGGCGACGGTAAGAGTCATGGATAAAGCACAAAACTATGAAGATGAAAGAACCAAAATCGCTGAAGAAATCTCTTCCTATGTTTTTGAGCATTACCGTGAGTCTTTTACAATCGAAGATGTAGCAAGTACTTTAAATCTAAGTAAATCTTATCTTTCCCATGTATTTAAAGAAATTACCGGCTATACCATTATGCACTATGTGATGGGATATCGTTTGTCACAAGCACGATACGCGTTATTGAATGATCATTCAAAGTCAATTAAAGTAATTGCTTTTGAACACGGTTTTGAAAGCGATGCCCATTTTAGCAGATTTTTTAAACAAAATGTAGGCATGACCCCGAGCCAATATAGAAAAAATAATCAATATACAAACGGAAAAGGAGCTTTTTAA
- a CDS encoding HAD family hydrolase, translated as MTEKFENFEKQRDFLVCVDSDGCAMDTMDIKHERFFGPFSADVFGIKDRETYLEDWNRINLFSSTRGVNRFKALVMALLNAQNRGEDLGDITALKNWAETASSLSNDALEQLIADSPSEDLEKTYDWSKRVNHAIETELVGEDRPFEGVKKGLAHITQLTDVAIVSSANKEAVESEWIRHDLLDSVDAFYAQDRGSKAEAIADLLTKGYDTKHVLMVGDAPGDEAAADENGVYYYPILFRKEKESWDRLVNEALPKFMNGEYAGEYQESLKKEFHDLLSKYD; from the coding sequence ATGACAGAAAAATTTGAGAATTTTGAAAAACAAAGAGATTTCTTGGTGTGTGTCGACTCAGACGGTTGTGCGATGGACACGATGGACATCAAACATGAACGTTTCTTCGGACCGTTCTCCGCTGACGTATTCGGCATAAAGGACCGCGAAACTTATTTAGAGGATTGGAATCGTATCAACTTATTCTCTAGCACGCGTGGCGTTAATCGTTTCAAAGCATTGGTAATGGCTCTATTGAATGCACAGAACCGTGGCGAAGATTTAGGTGACATCACCGCTTTGAAAAATTGGGCTGAAACAGCAAGTTCCCTTTCCAACGATGCATTGGAACAATTAATTGCAGACAGTCCTTCTGAAGATCTCGAAAAGACATACGACTGGAGCAAGCGCGTTAACCATGCTATTGAAACAGAATTAGTTGGCGAAGATCGTCCATTCGAAGGCGTAAAAAAAGGTTTGGCACACATTACACAGTTGACTGATGTAGCGATCGTAAGTTCTGCAAATAAAGAAGCTGTCGAAAGTGAATGGATCCGCCATGATTTGTTGGATTCGGTTGATGCTTTTTATGCACAAGATCGCGGCAGCAAGGCAGAAGCAATTGCAGACTTATTGACAAAAGGGTACGATACAAAACATGTATTGATGGTTGGTGATGCGCCTGGAGATGAAGCAGCTGCTGACGAGAATGGTGTTTACTACTACCCAATTTTATTCAGGAAAGAAAAAGAATCATGGGACCGTTTGGTAAACGAAGCATTACCTAAATTCATGAATGGTGAATATGCTGGTGAGTACCAAGAAAGTCTGAAAAAAGAATTCCACGATTTATTAAGCAAATATGATTAA
- a CDS encoding SDR family oxidoreductase, giving the protein MTNPFVHDFTDKVVVVTGAGGVLCSEFAKAFSKAGAKVALLDLNEEAAQGYADEIVAEGGVAKAYRCNVLDRESIEAAQAGVVADLGTVDILVNGAGGNNPRATTDNEFHEANMPEDTKSFFDLDQSGVEFVFNLNFLGTLLPTQVFAKDMVGREGANIINISSMNAFTPLTKIPAYSGAKAAISNFTQWLAVHFSKAGIRCNAIAPGFLVSKQNIDLMFEEDHKTLKPRGEKIINNTPMGRFGESDELLGGLMFLADEKASSFVNGVVLPIDGGFSAYSGV; this is encoded by the coding sequence ATGACAAACCCATTCGTTCATGATTTTACAGATAAAGTAGTAGTCGTTACAGGTGCCGGCGGCGTTCTATGTTCTGAATTTGCAAAAGCATTTTCAAAAGCAGGGGCAAAAGTTGCATTACTTGACTTAAACGAAGAAGCAGCTCAAGGATATGCTGACGAAATCGTTGCAGAAGGTGGAGTTGCGAAAGCATACAGATGTAACGTATTAGATAGAGAATCAATCGAAGCAGCACAAGCAGGTGTTGTTGCAGACCTTGGAACAGTCGATATCTTAGTAAATGGTGCTGGTGGTAATAACCCACGCGCAACAACAGATAACGAATTCCATGAAGCAAATATGCCAGAAGATACAAAATCATTCTTTGATTTAGATCAAAGCGGTGTTGAATTTGTATTTAACTTAAACTTCTTAGGTACTTTATTGCCAACGCAAGTTTTTGCTAAAGACATGGTAGGCCGTGAAGGAGCAAACATCATCAATATTTCAAGTATGAATGCTTTCACACCACTTACAAAAATTCCAGCATATTCAGGAGCAAAAGCAGCAATTTCTAACTTTACACAATGGTTAGCAGTTCATTTCTCTAAAGCTGGCATTCGTTGTAACGCAATTGCACCAGGGTTCTTAGTTTCAAAACAAAATATTGATTTAATGTTTGAAGAAGACCACAAGACTCTAAAACCTCGTGGTGAAAAAATCATTAACAACACTCCAATGGGACGTTTTGGTGAATCAGACGAATTATTGGGTGGATTGATGTTCTTAGCTGATGAAAAAGCATCAAGCTTTGTAAACGGAGTTGTACTGCCAATTGACGGTGGGTTCAGCGCTTATTCCGGAGTATAA
- the uxuA gene encoding mannonate dehydratase yields MEMSFRWYGHDDPVTLDNIRQIPGMEGIVTAIYDIPVGEAWPLERIEQLKADVEEKGLKINVIESVPVHESIKIGRPDRDKYIEAYKETLRNLGKAGIPVVCYNFMPIFDWTRSNLAYELPDGSNALIFDEEEVNKMDPRTLSLPGWDESYTPEEMNALMDEYKEVDEEKLWENLEYFIKEILPVAEKANVKMAIHPDDPPYSIFGLPRIITNGEALNRFIKLYDSEYNGVTLCVGSYASDPKNDAVEILKDMLAKKRVNFMHARNIKLVGGRSFEESAHLSEMGSIDMYEVVKACVEAGFEGAIRPDHGRMIWGETGKPGYGLYDRALGATYLNGLEEAVKKNLAANK; encoded by the coding sequence ATGGAAATGTCATTCAGATGGTACGGACACGATGATCCAGTTACACTAGATAATATTCGTCAAATTCCAGGAATGGAAGGAATTGTTACAGCAATTTACGATATTCCTGTAGGGGAAGCTTGGCCGTTGGAACGTATCGAACAATTGAAAGCTGATGTTGAAGAAAAAGGCTTGAAAATTAATGTTATCGAATCTGTTCCGGTTCACGAATCAATTAAAATTGGACGCCCAGACCGTGATAAGTATATCGAGGCTTACAAAGAAACTTTACGCAACTTAGGTAAAGCTGGAATTCCTGTAGTATGTTACAACTTCATGCCAATTTTTGACTGGACTCGTTCAAATTTAGCATACGAATTACCAGATGGCTCAAATGCTTTGATTTTTGATGAAGAAGAAGTTAATAAAATGGATCCACGTACACTTTCTCTTCCAGGTTGGGATGAAAGCTACACGCCAGAAGAAATGAATGCTCTGATGGATGAGTACAAAGAAGTTGATGAAGAAAAACTATGGGAAAACCTAGAATACTTCATTAAAGAAATTTTACCGGTAGCTGAAAAAGCAAACGTAAAAATGGCGATTCACCCGGATGATCCTCCATATTCAATCTTTGGACTGCCTCGTATCATTACGAATGGCGAAGCATTAAATCGTTTCATCAAATTGTATGACAGCGAATATAACGGAGTAACGCTATGTGTAGGTTCATACGCATCTGATCCTAAAAATGACGCAGTTGAAATCTTGAAAGATATGTTAGCGAAAAAACGTGTAAACTTTATGCATGCTCGTAACATCAAGTTGGTTGGCGGACGTTCATTCGAAGAATCTGCTCATTTATCTGAAATGGGTTCAATTGATATGTACGAAGTAGTTAAAGCATGTGTGGAAGCTGGCTTTGAAGGCGCAATTCGTCCTGACCACGGTCGTATGATCTGGGGAGAAACAGGAAAACCTGGTTACGGTTTATACGACCGTGCGCTAGGTGCAACTTACCTAAATGGTTTAGAAGAAGCTGTTAAGAAAAACCTAGCTGCAAACAAATAA